In the genome of Candidatus Sulfotelmatobacter sp., the window CGGATACCGCGCCGCCAGCGTCACCGCCCCCTCAACATTCGCCTTCAACGACACAGCATGAAAAATCTTGAGTTCCCTCCCCGTGTTGTACGCCATATCGAACTGAAACGGATCTCCCACCTTCGTGTACGGAGCCACTGGAACGGGTTGCAGCATCTTCGCCACGCCCGCCCGCTCGAATGCATCCCGCATCGCCGCAAGAATGCGGTGCCGTCCAGTCGGAACACGCGACGCTCCCGCAACTGGAGATTCGTAAACATACATCGAAGCCAGCGTCTCGATTTCAACCGCCGGCAACTCCGCCAACACTTGCATCGGTCCCGAAAGTTGAATCACATTTGAGAACGAATCTTCCATCTTCTTAAGCAGAGTGGCCTGATCTTTTATTTGCCCCACTTCCGATCGAATCTCCCGGATCAGCGCCTCCAGCACTTCCACATCCGCGTGAGGATCCATACATCGCACGCGCCGCCAATCCCTCGCGAATCGCACATCAGCGAACGCCGCTCCGTTGGGCTCGTCATTGAATGTCAGCACGCCAAAATTGACAAATTCCCCCTTCACCGCGTCGGGCACATATCGCAGCAAGAAAAACTCAAGTTGTCGCCGATCCGCCATTATTTCTTGTTCTTCCTCTGTGTTCTCCGTGCCTGTAGTGAAGAATTTTCCGTTAAGCTTGTTCTTTCCACCCCGGAAACGGCCTCCGCGGCGATATTCGAAATGCCTCGATCAACTCCCGCACCCTCCCCCGTCGCGCAATCAGCGCCCGCGCCAGCTTCTCCAACTCCTCATCCGCACTCTCATACCACTCCGGAGGAATCCCGTTCACCAGATCCCAAACCACGCTTTCGTCCATCCGCTCGACATTCGACAGCCAGGGCTCAAATGATTCCCATCCCCGCACGTTCTCGTAAACTTCATTCCGCGCGTAAACTCCGCGCAGCGGATAATCCGGAAAATTCCATTCCCCCGCATTAAAGCAATATCCCTGATCGATAAACGACGCCGTGTACTTCTTCTCCCGCGCCTTCCGCCAAAACGCCGCCTGCCGCCCGTTTGCGTTCCCCGTCCACTTATCCACCACCAGCATTCCCGCAAACGTCTCCAGATTTCTCACCAGCCCAAGCATCTCCACCGGAAGATAATCCAACACCTGTCCCTCCAGCGGACTCACCACATACCGCGACCCAAATTGTAGTCCCGCCTGGCACCGAATCGTATTGTGCGCCAGTTGAATGCTCAACTCCGCCGTATGTTCCACCAGCCATTCATCGACTTCAACCACTTCCGTCATCGGCACCGGCAATCCCGCACGCTCCGCCAGCCGCGTCGCCAGCATCTCATTCGCCAGCACCCGCAAATGCTGCGGATTATTCCGGAACTTCACCACATAAAAATTTCCATCCGAGCAGCGCATCAAGTGCCCCTGCGCCCCGCCCCGCATCCGCCGCACGTGTTGGACCGCTTCCACCATTCAAATTCATGTAGCGACAGCCGCCTCGGCTGTCAGTCCAGCACGGCCGAGCCGTCCCGTACCCATTTCTCGCGTGTCCTTGCGCGAGAAGTGCA includes:
- a CDS encoding DUF3037 domain-containing protein, yielding MADRRQLEFFLLRYVPDAVKGEFVNFGVLTFNDEPNGAAFADVRFARDWRRVRCMDPHADVEVLEALIREIRSEVGQIKDQATLLKKMEDSFSNVIQLSGPMQVLAELPAVEIETLASMYVYESPVAGASRVPTGRHRILAAMRDAFERAGVAKMLQPVPVAPYTKVGDPFQFDMAYNTGRELKIFHAVSLKANVEGAVTLAARYPRILPVMAAKTSLTPTLTAVIDDDLDRGQDAIQFALSMMEEERIRIAVAAEMPMIAEVARRELGV
- a CDS encoding HipA family kinase → MVEAVQHVRRMRGGAQGHLMRCSDGNFYVVKFRNNPQHLRVLANEMLATRLAERAGLPVPMTEVVEVDEWLVEHTAELSIQLAHNTIRCQAGLQFGSRYVVSPLEGQVLDYLPVEMLGLVRNLETFAGMLVVDKWTGNANGRQAAFWRKAREKKYTASFIDQGYCFNAGEWNFPDYPLRGVYARNEVYENVRGWESFEPWLSNVERMDESVVWDLVNGIPPEWYESADEELEKLARALIARRGRVRELIEAFRISPRRPFPGWKEQA